The Dioscorea cayenensis subsp. rotundata cultivar TDr96_F1 chromosome 19, TDr96_F1_v2_PseudoChromosome.rev07_lg8_w22 25.fasta, whole genome shotgun sequence genome includes a window with the following:
- the LOC120250227 gene encoding uncharacterized protein LOC120250227 — MGVFSNKIAREDLKPGDHIYSWRTAYIYAHHGIYVGDGMVIHFTRAAGQEIGTGTILDRIIFSCSPSNVGASCEICGDQSMKQGVISSCVDCFLAGGDLYIFHYSVSPIFFIAKARGGTCTLAASDPTSDALHRAKYLLNNGFGMYSLFKNNCEDFAIYCKTGLLLVTSFSVGRSGQLTSLAAAVSAVAASPLRFMTMSAGGLTMVAGGMYCIGRYVSDIGVRRDVVKIPVERLVAESTPHEPETAPPAQANH; from the exons atggGGGTGTTTTCCAATAAGATTGCAAGGGAGGATCTCAAACCTGGTGATCACATCTACTCATGGCGCACCGCCTACATCTACGCCCATCACG GCATATATGTGGGAGATGGCATGGTCATCCATTTCACACGTGCAGCAGGCCAGGAGATTGGCACTGGAACCATTCTAGATCGAATAATTTTCAGCTGCTCTCCATCAAATGTTGGTGCTTCTTGTGAAATATGCGGTGATCAGAGCATGAAGCAGGGTGTAATCAGCTCTTGTGTGGACTGCTTCCTAGCTGGGGGAGATCTCTATATTTTCCACTACTCAGtttctcccattttttttattgctaaagCTCGCGGGGGGACCTGTACACTTGCTGCTTCTGACCCTACAAGTGACGCCCTCCATCGCGCAAAATATCTCCTCAATAATGGCTTTGGGATGTATAGCCTTTTCAAGAACAACTGTGAGGACTTTGCAATTTATTGCAAGACAGGTTTACTTCTGGTGACCTCCTTCAGTGTGGGACGAAGTGGTCAGCTGACATCCCTTGCGGCTGCTGTTTCTGCAGTTGCAGCTTCGCCTCTTCGTTTCATGACAATGAGTGCTGGTGGATTAACAATGGTCGCGGGTGGCATGTACTGCATTGGGCGCTATGTCTCTGACATTGGTGTTAGAAGAGATGTTGTGAAGATTCCTGTTGAAAGGCTTGTAGCAGAGTCAACCCCTCATGAACCTGAAACAGCTCCTCCGGCACAAGCCAATCACTGA
- the LOC120249889 gene encoding 50S ribosomal protein L3, chloroplastic: MTVSMPLMMRGAVGFGCCPMPVRPPQNSLPNCFLGRRLNDHASSRVIVRRNRRGIVAMSMEAGVGVMGTKLGMMSVFEPEGTVVPVTVIGFREGNIVTQVKTPATDGYHAVQVGYRRVRDRKLTKPELGHLEKAGAIPMRHLQEFRLQSVDGFEPGERLVIEDILKEGDLVDVSGNSIGKGFQGGIKRHNFRRGPMTHGSKSHRALGSIGAGTTPGRVYKGKKMPGRMGGTKTKVRKLKIIKIDTELRVVMIKGAVPGKPGNLLRITPAKIVGKNIPKN; this comes from the exons ATGACAGTTTCCATGCCGTTGATGATGCGGGGGGCGGTAGGCTTTGGCTGCTGCCCCATGCCCGTGCGTCCACCTCAAAACAGCCTTCCAAATTGCTTCCTCGGCCGCCGCCTTAATGATCATGCCTCCTCTCGAGTCATTGTTCGCAGAAATAGAAGAGGAATTGTGGCGATGAGCATGGAGGCGGGTGTTGGCGTCATGGGGACAAAGCTCGGAATGATGAGCGTCTTTGAACCTGAGGGCACTGTTGTCCCTGTCACCGTCATCGGCTTCCGCGAGGGCAACATCGTCACTCAGGTTAAGACCCCCGCCACCGATGGTTACCACGCCGTCCAGGTCGGATACCGCCGCGTCCGCGATCGCAAGCTGACCAAGCCCGAGCTTGGGCATCTGGAAAAAGCCGGTGCCATTCCAATGCGCCACCTCCAGGAATTCCGCCTACAGTCCGTTGATGGTTTCGAGCCCGGGGAGCGGCTTGTCATCGAGGACATACTCAAAGAGGGTGATCTCGTTGACGTCTCTGGCAACTCTATCGGCAAGGGTTTTCAAG GTGGAATAAAAAGACACAATTTCCGGAGAGGGCCAATGACTCACGGTTCAAAGAGTCATCGAGCCCTGGGATCCATTGGTGCTGGAACAACTCCAGGGCGTGTATACAAGGGCAAAAAGATGCCTGGAAGGATGGGAGGAACCAAAACTAAAGTTCGGAAGCTGAAGATTATCAAGATAGACACTGAGCTTCGAGTTGTCATGATAAAAGGTGCAGTACCTGGAAAGCCTGGCAATCTCCTTCGCATTACTCCTGCCAAGATTGTTGGCAAGAATATACCTAAGAATTAG